A stretch of Candidatus Methylomirabilota bacterium DNA encodes these proteins:
- a CDS encoding S9 family peptidase, giving the protein MADVQPPQARRMPHVTPVHGEQLEDDYFWLREKTDPEVVAYLEAENAHTERVMKPTEPLQEALYREMLARIKEDDASVPYRFGEWLYYSRTETGKQYPIYCRKRGEDAPEEVTLDLNALAEGHAFCALGVYAISDDGRRLAYTIDYTGFRDYTLYLKNLETGLLEADRVEKVASVAWSADPAVLFYVSEDAAKRAYRLWRHRLGAPAADDILVYEEADPLFRLHVWRSRSRAFLFALSGSFTTTEVRCLPADAWQGAWRLLLAREKDHEYYVDHGGDRFYIRTNGGGRRNFRLVTAPVDDPRPERWVEVLPHRDDVMLDDVDVFARYYVVHEREDGLTRLRVTDRVPGAAHHIQFPEPAYEIDPQPNLEFDAGFYRFRYQSFITPASVYDYDVATRQLVLRKRTEVLGGYDPTQYRSERLHATASDGTRVPISLVYRLPPPETPRPMLLAGYGAYGIPFPVTFNSARLSLLDRGIVYAVAHVRGGGELGKAWHESGRMLRKPNTFTDFIAAAEFLIARGYTAPDRLVIEGGSAGGLLIGAVLNMRPELFRTAIMRVPFVDVINTMLDESLPLTVGEFEEWGNPKIRELYECMKGYCPYTNIRPQRYPAVLIRTSLNDSQVMYWEPAKYVARLRATANGDRPVLFKIHLGAGHGGPSGRYDFLREIAFDYAFILTELRLAQSTA; this is encoded by the coding sequence ATGGCCGACGTGCAGCCGCCGCAGGCTCGCCGGATGCCCCACGTGACGCCCGTCCACGGCGAGCAACTCGAGGACGACTACTTCTGGCTGCGCGAGAAGACCGACCCCGAGGTGGTGGCCTACCTGGAAGCCGAGAACGCTCACACCGAGCGGGTGATGAAGCCGACGGAGCCGCTCCAGGAGGCCCTCTACCGGGAAATGCTGGCGCGAATCAAGGAAGACGACGCGAGCGTCCCCTACCGGTTCGGCGAGTGGCTCTACTACTCGCGTACGGAGACGGGGAAGCAGTACCCCATCTATTGCCGCAAGCGGGGCGAGGACGCCCCGGAAGAAGTCACCCTCGACCTGAACGCGCTCGCCGAGGGCCACGCCTTCTGCGCGCTGGGCGTCTACGCCATCAGTGATGACGGCCGCCGGCTCGCTTACACCATCGACTACACCGGCTTCCGCGACTACACGCTCTACCTGAAGAACCTCGAGACCGGGCTGCTGGAAGCCGATCGGGTCGAGAAGGTCGCCTCGGTCGCGTGGTCGGCCGATCCCGCGGTGCTGTTCTACGTGAGCGAGGACGCGGCCAAGCGCGCCTACCGCCTGTGGCGCCACCGGCTGGGCGCTCCGGCCGCGGACGACATCCTGGTCTACGAGGAGGCGGATCCGCTGTTCCGGCTGCACGTCTGGCGCTCGCGCAGCCGGGCCTTCCTCTTCGCCCTCTCCGGCAGCTTCACGACGACCGAGGTCCGGTGCCTCCCGGCCGACGCGTGGCAGGGCGCCTGGCGCCTGCTGCTGGCGCGCGAGAAGGACCACGAGTACTACGTCGACCACGGCGGCGATCGCTTCTACATCCGGACCAACGGCGGCGGGCGCCGCAACTTCCGCCTCGTCACCGCGCCGGTCGACGATCCGCGCCCCGAGCGCTGGGTGGAGGTGCTGCCGCACCGCGACGACGTCATGCTGGACGACGTCGATGTCTTCGCAAGGTATTACGTGGTCCACGAGCGCGAGGACGGCCTGACGCGCCTGCGGGTGACGGATCGGGTCCCCGGCGCGGCGCACCACATCCAGTTTCCGGAACCGGCTTACGAGATCGATCCCCAGCCGAATCTGGAATTCGACGCGGGCTTCTACCGCTTCCGCTACCAGTCCTTCATCACCCCGGCCTCCGTCTACGACTACGACGTGGCCACGCGCCAGCTCGTCCTGCGCAAGCGGACCGAAGTCCTGGGCGGGTACGACCCGACGCAGTACCGGTCGGAGCGCTTGCACGCCACCGCTTCCGATGGCACACGCGTGCCCATCTCGCTCGTGTATCGCCTGCCGCCGCCCGAGACCCCGCGCCCGATGCTCCTGGCCGGCTACGGCGCCTATGGCATCCCGTTCCCGGTGACGTTCAACTCGGCGCGGCTGAGCCTGCTCGACCGCGGCATCGTCTACGCCGTGGCCCACGTGCGGGGTGGCGGCGAGCTGGGCAAGGCCTGGCACGAGAGCGGTCGCATGCTGCGCAAGCCCAACACGTTCACCGACTTCATCGCCGCCGCCGAGTTTCTGATCGCCAGGGGCTACACGGCGCCCGACCGGCTCGTGATCGAGGGCGGCAGTGCGGGCGGCCTGCTCATCGGCGCCGTGCTCAACATGCGTCCCGAGCTGTTCCGGACCGCGATCATGCGGGTGCCGTTCGTGGACGTCATCAACACCATGCTGGACGAGTCGCTGCCGCTCACCGTGGGCGAGTTCGAGGAGTGGGGCAATCCCAAGATCCGCGAGCTGTACGAGTGCATGAAGGGCTACTGCCCCTACACGAACATCCGCCCTCAGCGCTACCCCGCCGTCCTCATCAGGACCTCGCTGAACGACAGCCAGGTGATGTACTGGGAGCCGGCCAAGTACGTGGCCCGCCTGCGCGCCACCGCCAACGGCGACCGCCCCGTGCTCTTCAAGATCCACCT
- a CDS encoding haloacid dehalogenase type II: MSAFDPAAIEALTFDVFGTVVDWRGSLIREGQALGRARGLDHVDWAKLADSWRGLYQPQLERVRSGAQPWTKLDDLHRESLGRLLDDFGIAGLSDEEIETFNRAWHRLDPWPDAVPGLSRLKRRFILATLSNGNVALIVNMARHAGLPWDAVLGAEVARHYKPQPEAYLVTAELLGLEPAQCLMVAAHNNDLAAASKQGFRTAFVHRRTEYGPGQTTNLRPEGVWDVVAEDFLDLAAKLDA; this comes from the coding sequence GTGAGCGCGTTCGATCCCGCCGCCATCGAGGCGCTCACGTTCGACGTATTCGGCACGGTCGTCGACTGGCGGGGCAGCCTCATCCGCGAAGGGCAGGCGCTCGGCCGGGCCAGGGGGCTGGACCACGTCGACTGGGCGAAGCTCGCCGACTCCTGGCGCGGCCTCTACCAGCCGCAGCTCGAGCGGGTGCGCAGCGGCGCCCAGCCGTGGACGAAGCTGGACGACCTGCATCGCGAGAGCCTCGGGCGGCTGCTGGACGATTTCGGCATCGCCGGCCTCAGCGACGAGGAGATCGAGACGTTCAACCGGGCCTGGCACCGTCTCGATCCCTGGCCCGATGCGGTGCCCGGCCTCTCCAGGCTCAAGCGCCGGTTCATCCTGGCCACGCTGTCCAACGGCAACGTCGCCCTCATCGTGAACATGGCCCGCCACGCCGGCCTGCCGTGGGACGCGGTGCTGGGCGCCGAGGTGGCCAGGCACTACAAGCCTCAGCCCGAAGCCTACCTGGTCACCGCCGAGCTGCTCGGGCTCGAACCCGCGCAGTGCCTGATGGTGGCCGCCCACAACAACGACCTCGCCGCGGCCAGCAAGCAGGGTTTTCGGACCGCCTTCGTCCACCGCCGCACCGAATACGGGCCGGGCCAGACGACGAATCTGCGTCCCGAGGGCGTGTGGGACGTCGTGGCCGAAGACTTTCTCGATCTGGCTGCCAAGCTTGACGCCTGA
- a CDS encoding nitroreductase family protein, giving the protein MEAYRAVVGKRDQRAFLPRPVPEAALQRILQAGRMTGSSKNSEPNRFVVVRDRGRLAAIAGLSRFARWLADAAVAIVLVQTGRHEYDAGRCAQNMMVAAWGEGIGSCPAHVPEAELAKLLDIPPTIAVNRVIGFGYVDPARAAPPASVARRRLPLTELVHWERW; this is encoded by the coding sequence GTGGAGGCCTACCGGGCCGTCGTCGGCAAGCGCGATCAGCGGGCGTTCCTGCCCAGGCCGGTGCCGGAGGCGGCGCTGCAGCGCATCCTCCAGGCCGGTCGCATGACGGGCAGCTCGAAGAACAGCGAGCCCAATCGCTTCGTGGTCGTCCGGGACCGCGGGCGCCTGGCCGCCATCGCCGGGCTCAGCCGCTTCGCCCGCTGGCTGGCCGACGCCGCCGTGGCCATCGTCCTCGTGCAGACCGGGCGGCACGAGTACGACGCCGGCCGCTGCGCCCAGAACATGATGGTGGCGGCCTGGGGGGAGGGGATCGGCTCGTGTCCCGCCCACGTGCCGGAGGCCGAGCTGGCCAAGCTGCTGGACATCCCGCCGACGATCGCGGTGAACCGGGTGATCGGCTTCGGCTACGTCGATCCGGCGCGCGCGGCGCCGCCGGCGAGCGTGGCTCGCCGCCGCCTGCCCCTGACCGAGCTGGTCCACTGGGAGCGCTGGTGA